The Miscanthus floridulus cultivar M001 chromosome 17, ASM1932011v1, whole genome shotgun sequence genome has a window encoding:
- the LOC136516674 gene encoding uncharacterized protein, whose product MAWVFDSIDKDPATYKDFISILKTAFRFYVSHHHGRHDPARKEKLAIKTLCACPKQRPGSVHCGYYICSMMSNTGAYRRHPLRWREEKGMKRDPYKDDQLLELVGDLCNFILDQIVHVRGAYHDRESDLGTNPQYQHLRETERLALGR is encoded by the exons atggcatgggtctttgattcaatagataaggacccggcgacatacaaagacttcatatcgattctcaagac ggcatttaggttctatgtctcgcatcatcacggaaggcatgatccagcgaggaaggaaaagctggctataaaaacactatgtgcg tgccccaagcagaggcctgggagtgtacattgtggatactatatatgttctatgatgagtaacaccggtgcctacaggagacaccccttaagg tggagagaagagaaaggaatgaaaagagacccatacaaggatgaccaactcttagagctcgtcggcgacctttgcaacttcatattggaccagattgtacacgtcagaggcgcctaccatgatcgagagtctgacttaggtacaaatcctcagtaccaacaccttcgtgagactgaaaggctagctctaggacgttga